The following proteins are encoded in a genomic region of Nicotiana sylvestris chromosome 4, ASM39365v2, whole genome shotgun sequence:
- the LOC138890467 gene encoding uncharacterized protein, with protein sequence MTLTQTCSAVVTRPITEKLSDPGSFTISCTIGNFAFAKALCDLGTSINLMPLAIYKRMEIGRARPTSTLLQLADRTVGKFVFPADFVILDCKVAEEIFRILGRLFLATGRALIDCETGELKMRLNDEDITFVDM encoded by the exons ATGACTCTTACTCAGACCTGCAGtgcagtggtgactagaccaattaCTGAGAAGCTGTCTGAtccagggagtttcacaattTCTTGCACCattggtaattttgcttttgctaaGGCACTTTGTGATCTAGGGActagcataaatcttatgcccctggcgattTATAAGAGGATGgagattggaagagctagacctaCTTCCAcgttgttgcagctggctgacaggact GTAggaaaatttgtgttccctgctgattttgtgatcttagactgcAAGGTGGCTGAAGAAATTTTCAGAATTTTGGGAAGGCTGTTCTTAGCCActgggagagctctcattgattgtgagactggggagctcaagatgagattgaatGATGAAGACATAacatttgtagacatgtga